The sequence below is a genomic window from Streptomyces sp. NBC_00289.
CGACGGCCGACACGAAGAACTGCGCGAGCGCCGCCCGGGGCACCCTCGCCAAGGTCCTCACCGGCAACAAGTGCACCCGCCTGATGCGCGTCACGTACACCAAGGACGGCATCGCCGTGACGGTCGGCGTGGCCCTCTTCGACACCGAGGCGCAGGCGACCAAGGCCAAGGGCGAGGCCGACAACAAGAGCATCGTCGCGTCGCTGGCCGGCAAGGGCGTCAAGGCGTTCTGCAACTCCGCCGTCTGCCGTTCGACCACCAACTCCTACGGCCGCTACGCCTACTTCACGATCGCCGGCTTCACCAGCGGCAAGGACGTGACGACGAAGGACACGAAGGTCTTCTCGACCGGCGACGACCTGGCCGAGTTCTCCTTCCGCCAGATCCGCCGCCGCGGTGAGGCCCAGGCGTCGGCCGCGGCCGTCGGCTAGGGCGACCGGGGCCGGACTCAGCAGCAGCCGGCCCCGGGCAGCGACCGCCTGTTCCGCGCCTCCTTGTTGCGCGCGGCCAGCAACTCGTCGGCGGGGTAGCCGACCTCCTCCAGCGTCAGCCCGTGCGGCCGTACGACATGCACGGCCGAGTCCCGTACGCCCGCCGCCAGCACCTTTCCGGGCCACTCGGGCCCGCGGTGGCCGTCGCCCACGAACAGCAGCGCCCCGATCAGCGAGCGCACCATGTTGTGGCAGAAGGCGTCGGCACGGACGGTCGCGGTGATGATCCCGTCGGCGCCCCGCTCCAGGGCCAGTGCCTGGAGCGTGCGGATGGTGGTGGCTCCCTCGCGCCGCTTGCAGTAGGCGGCGAAGTCGTGCTCGCCGAGGAGCCTGCGCGCCGCCTCGTTCATGGCGTCCACGTCCAGCGGCCAGTCGTGCCACAGCACGTGGCCGCGCAGCAGCGGGTCGACTCCGCCGGGGTTGTCGGTGACCCGGTAGGCGTATCGCCGCCAGACGGCCGAGAAACGGGCGTTGAAGCCCGCGGGAGCCTCGGCCAGGGACCAGACCCGCACGTCCTTCGACAGGCGCCCCGCGAGCCGCTTGAGCAGTTTCTCGCGGTGCTCGGCCCACAGCTCGCCGGGCAGGTCGACATGCGCCACCTGCCCGCGCGCGTGCACGCCGGCGTCCGTCCGCCCGGCCACGGTCAGCTCGTACGTCGTCTCCCCGGACCGCGTGACGGTCCGCAGGGCGTCCTCGATCTCGCCCTGTACGGTCCGGCGCCCGCCGGCCTGCTTCGCCCAGCCGGAGAACCCGCTCCCGTCGTACGACAGATCCATCCGCACCCGTACGAACCCGGGCTGTACTTCGTCACTC
It includes:
- the truA gene encoding tRNA pseudouridine(38-40) synthase TruA, which codes for MSDEVQPGFVRVRMDLSYDGSGFSGWAKQAGGRRTVQGEIEDALRTVTRSGETTYELTVAGRTDAGVHARGQVAHVDLPGELWAEHREKLLKRLAGRLSKDVRVWSLAEAPAGFNARFSAVWRRYAYRVTDNPGGVDPLLRGHVLWHDWPLDVDAMNEAARRLLGEHDFAAYCKRREGATTIRTLQALALERGADGIITATVRADAFCHNMVRSLIGALLFVGDGHRGPEWPGKVLAAGVRDSAVHVVRPHGLTLEEVGYPADELLAARNKEARNRRSLPGAGCC